One genomic segment of Echeneis naucrates chromosome 18, fEcheNa1.1, whole genome shotgun sequence includes these proteins:
- the LOC115058534 gene encoding nuclear factor 7, brain: MNSANRRMRGDGPAIEMKSILKTNKRVTMLPNLEDGSTTQRWTLPKTDLQVCSSAPSRPANVTKHTQRAPRQSDLKDPCSLQKCVLFIQHWKEQVDHVSKHGRCDPEEGTSKKEPGHSDQRSERSLEESRKLILEWADELHHVSKLLKGTPQTSESEEHENKDHGANERAELKITEWAEELQTVTESCGVQSDELGKVLRLLVLKKKRLVNLLPLLEFITWSLLKEDSVNKVPRLWLVAKQRTWKAGIPRYIPNSVWSWICSAAADVILDPTTNHPWLQLSDDQRMVQEGLSASVQPYSSQRFDSWPCVLGWEGYSSGRHYWEVDIANNGYWRVGLATANSNRHGRFSMTPKHGYWALWRSTHQFYACEKPEASLPVSLVPRRIGIYLDYEEGQISFYNTETKSHIYTFTGTFRGKLYPLFAPLDGRTLMRIIPPRNISEE, encoded by the exons ATGAACTCTGCCAACCGTCGTATGAG gGGTGACGGCCCAGCCATAGAGATGAAGAGCATCCTGAAAACCAACAAAa GGGTGACCATGCTGCCCAATCTGGAGGACGGCAGCACCACTCAGCGCTGGACGCTGCCTAAGACGGACCTGCAGGTCTGCAGCTCGGCCCCTAGCAGGCCTGCCAACgtcaccaaacacacacag CGAGCTCCTCGTCAGAGCGACCTGAAGGATCCCTGCAGCCTGCAGAAGTGTGTTCTGTTCATCCAACACTGGAAAGAGCAAGTGGACCACGTGAGCAAG CACGGCAGATGTGATCCAGAAGAAGGAACCAGTAAGAAAGAGCCTGGACATTCAGACCAGCGGAGCGAGCGCAGTCTCGAGGAGAGCAGGAAACTGATCCTGGAGTGGGCCGACGAACTCCATCATGTCAGCAAA CTCCTGAAAGGAACACCCCAGACGTCTGAGAGTgaagaacatgaaaataaagatcATGGTGCAAATGAGAGAGCAGAGCTGAAGATCACAGAGTGGGCAGAGGAGTTACAGACAGTGACTGAG AGTTGTGGTGTGCAGAGCGACGAGCTGGGCAAAGTGTTGCGTCTGCTGGTGCTGAAGAAGAAACGTCTGGTCaacctgctgcctctgctggaGTTCATCACGTGGTCGCTGCTCAAGGAAGACAGCGTG AACAAGGTTCCACGGTTATGGCTGGTGGCAAAGCAAAGGACCTGGAAAGCGGGAATCCCAAGATACATCCCCAACTCAG TTTGGAGTTGGATTTGCAGTGCAGCAG CTGATGTGATTCTGGACCCTACGACCAACCACCCGTGGCTGCAGCTGTCGGACGACCAGCGGATGGTCCAGGAGGGCCTCTCTGCATCCGTCCAGCCTTACAGCTCCCAGCGCTTCGACAGCTGGCCGTGCGTGCTGGGATGGGAGGGCTACAGCAGTGGGCGCCACTACTGGGAGGTGGACATTGCTAACAACGGCTACTGGCGTGTGGGCCTCGCCACTGCCAACTCCAACCGGCATGGACGCTTCTCCATGACCCCAAAGCACGGCTACTGGGCCCTGTGGCGCAGCACACACCAGTTCTATGCCTGTGAAAAGCCAGAGGCGTCACTGCCGGTCAGCCTCGTGCCTCGACGCATTGGGATATACTTAGACTACGAAGAAGGTCAGATCTCCTTCtacaacacagagacaaagtcCCACATCTACACCTTCACTGGGACCTTCAGAGGGAAGCTGTACCCCCTGTTCGCCCCGCTGGATGGTCGCACACTCATGAGAATCATCCCACCACGAAACATCTCTGAGGAATAA
- the tp53 gene encoding cellular tumor antigen p53, translating into MDDQNLDGLHLTQNLPLSQDSFRELWESVVTPSISTIPAATTENQEWRPDGQMDMLLLPYQVLSDGFDENLFELPPESEARDGVTPPASTVPVTTDYPGEYSFQLRFQKSGTAKSVTSTFSELLNKLYCQLAKTTPVEVLVSKEPPQGAVLRATAVYKKTEHVADVVRRCPHHQNEDTAEHRSHLIRVEGNQRAQYFEDLHTKRQSVTVPYERPQLGSEMTTILLSFMCNSSCMGGMNRRPILAILTLESPDGLVLGRRCFEVRVCACPGRDRKTEEENNMKTQNGTKQTKKRKSTPAPDTTSVKKSKSASSAEEEDKEVFVLHIRGRERYEMLKKIHDGLELLDKENKTGPKSKVSVKSEPPLPSSGKRLLHRGERSDSE; encoded by the exons ATGGATGACCAGAATTTGGATGGCCTCCATCTTACTCAGAACCTGCCCCTGAGCCAGGATTCATTCAGGGAGCTCTGGGAGAGCGT ggtCACTCCATCCATCTCCACTATCCCAGCAGCAACCACCGAGAATCAAGAGTGGAGGCCTGATGGGCAAATGGACATGCTG CTCTTACCTTATCAAGTGCTAAGTGACGGGTTTGATGAGAATCTGTTTGAGCTGCCCCCAGAATCTGAGGCTAGGGATGGTGTTACTCCCCCGGCGTCCACTGTCCCAGTTACAACAGACTATCCTGGGGAATACAGCTTTCAACTACGCTTTCAGAAGTCTGGTACAGCCAAATCTGTCACTTCAACG TTTTCAGAGCTTCTCAACAAGCTCTACTGCCAGCTGGCAAAAACCACCCCAGTTGAAGTGCTGGTGAGCAAGGAGCCTCCTCAGGGTGCAGTCCTCAGGGCCACAGCAGTTTATAAGAAGACTGAGCATGTGGCTGATGTGGTCCGCAGATGTCCCCATCACCAGAATGAGGATA CTGCAGAGCATCGCAGCCATCTGATCAGAGTGGAGGGAAACCAGAGGGCTCAGTATTTTGAAGATCTCCACACGAAGAGACAGAGTGTGACTGTCCCATATGAGCGGCCCCAG ttgGGCTCAGAGATGACAACCATCCTGCTGAGCTTTATGTGCAACAGCTCCTGCATGGGTGGCATGAACCGCAGGCCAATCCTTGCCATCTTGACCCTTGAGTCTCCAGA TGGTCTGGTGTTGGGCCGCAGATGCTTCGAGGTGCGTGTCTGTGCATGTCCAGGCAGGGACCGCAAaactgaggaggaaaataaCATGAAGACGCAGAATGGCACcaagcaaaccaaaaaaagaa AGAGTACCCCTGCCCCTGACACCACATCTGTGAAGAAGTCCAAGTCTGCCTCcagtgcagaggaggaggacaaggaggtCTTTGTTCTTCAT ATTCGTGGCCGTGAACGCTATGAAATGCTGAAGAAAATACATGATGGTCTGGAGTTGCTTGACAAAGAAAA caaaACCGGTCCAAAGTCCAAGGTCTCTGTGAAGAGTGAGCCCCCTCTGCCCTCCAGCGGAAAGAGACTCTTGCACAGAGGAGAGCGAAGTGACAGTGAATAA
- the capgb gene encoding capping protein (actin filament), gelsolin-like b — MTAFVCLLCLDVLCPTHSPSMLPFKAAPGQFSPEVREPGLRVWRVEKMKAVQLDSSEVGAFYNGDSYLVLENRGEQGADLHMWIGEKSSRDEQVACAMLATQLDNFLGGDPIQHRQVQGYESPEFMALFPRGVSYKEGGIESGFRRPQDSGTVQRLYQIKGKRNIRAKEVELSWNSFNKGDCFILDLGEIIVSWIGSQANIFEKQKVREIASLIRDTDRHGKARIVDANEGEEPEEMIKVLGQMPVLAESTPEEDSKADASNSASLYKVSDATGSMTLTKVSEKSPFSQELLLRDDCFILDNGANGKVFVWKGNGANAEEKREALQMADNFIKKMNYPRMKTQVEILPQGKETIIFKQFFKNWK; from the exons ATGACTGCTTTCGTCTGCCTTCTCTGCTTAGACGTGCTGTGTCCCACTCACTCTCCAAG TATGCTCCCATTCAAAGCAGCTCCGGGCCAGTTCAGCCCAGAGGTCCGGGAGCCAGGCCTCCGAGTGTGGAgggtggagaagatgaaggcCGTGCAGCTGGACTCCTCTGAGGTGGGAGCCTTCTACAACGGGGACTCCTATCTGGTTCTGGAGAACCGTGGCGAGCAGGGAGCCGACCTCCACATGTGGATTG GTGAGAAGTCGTCTCGGGACGAGCAGGTGGCGTGTGCCATGCTGGCCACCCAGCTGGACAACTTCCTGGGTGGTGACCCCATTCAGCACAGACAGGTTCAGGGCTACGAGTCTCCAGAGTTCATGGCACTCTTCCCCAGAGGGGTCAGCTACAAG GAGGGCGGCATAGAGTCCGGTTTCAGGAGGCCTCAGGACTCGGGGACGGTGCAGAGATTGTATCAGATCAAAGGCAAACGCAACATCCGTGCCAAGGAGGTGGAGCTGTCCTGGAACAGCTTCAACAAAGGAGACTGCTTCATCCTCGACCTTGGAGAG ATCATTGTGTCATGGATTGGATCACAGGCCAACATCTTCGAGAAACAGAAAGTGCGTGAGATCGCCTCTCTGATTCgtgacactgacagacatgGTAAAGCCCGAATTGTTGACGCGAATGAGGGGGAAGAGCCCGAAGAGATGATCAAG GTGCTGGGACAGATGCCAGTGCTGGCAGAGAGCACACCGGAGGAGGACAGCAAAGCCGATGCTTCCAACTCTGCCTCCCTCTACAAG GTTTCTGATGCCACGGGCTCCATGACTTTGACCAAAGTGTCGGAGAAGAGCCCGTTTtctcaggagctgctgctccGGGACGACTGCTTCATCCTGGACAACGGCGCCAACGGAAAGGTCTTCGTCTGGAAAG GCAATGGAGCGAACgctgaggagaagagggaggccTTACAGATGGCTGACAACTTCatcaaaaaaatgaattacCCCAGGATGAAAACACAG GTGGAGATTCTGCCTCAGGGGAAGGAAACCATCATCTTCAAGCAGTTCTTCAAGAACTGGAAGTAA
- the LOC115058533 gene encoding fibronectin: MFQDKVWILITCVYICWCPAQMMVLYKFGVADQEYFFLSKNFSWDEARNHCQVCFKELVTLTPSNIQNIANKLVSDSWIGLRKNFHSDTNSTTHANQPWTRWANGDPLFFQNWHPGWPAFKSSSPKINCCSCCSTCPAVKKYTSSEFTTSTPDVMNISGSGAFTPDVMNISGSGAFTPDVMNISGSGAFTPDVMNISGSGAFTPDVMNISGSGAFTTEVMSVRSFTNATNTTESDVSAQCICSPMLLPDVPDPNEHYIEDSCVAMLSSGTWVEKRCSDILPFICYEDHFVCKANVTDMTNSSATLTWPAGPGAISHYRVELSFQGGGASQNKTETTNNLTHDLSDLMPGGKYAVQVFPVKCDRDLNSEKVVFYTIPNKVENLTVRAVTEASVVLQWKKPAGSVESYIIKYKDEWNSSAAMEEKEVSGLSPGNPYTFTVLSKVDSLLSEASNITAHTKPSTVTDLRVSEINETSLLLTWMLPRGNATTYRVMAYHDYNNRTDPINVSHNAQTLQSVRITELPEGTRINLTVEALAGDTMGDSVATYNYTVPKPIWDLMLETTSDSLHANWKQPWVNHFKVELQLSGEEKIVKTVHNHTITFPNLKAAANYTVVVYSDLDGIRSSGVACVKFTKPTPPTDLTVTNRTENQLFFKWKAPQNTVTIKYLVKLNSSFWNYEQEVTLDNQTSYVFTNLKSGTKYSFQVQTVANEMKSKPLTTTNSTIAVTAEISLAMQCSSSKPLLCANETSRNTIINKLKEHFQMKLKNDVFWQLETS, from the exons ATGTTTCAGGACAAAGTCTGGATTTTAATAACATGTg TGTATATCTGTTGGTGTCCAGCTCAGATGATGGTGCTGTACAAGTTTGGGGTGGCAGATCAAGAGTACTTCTTCCTGTCAAAAAATTTCTCTTGGGATGAAGCCAGAAATCATTGTCAG GTCTGTTTCAAAGAACTGGTGACTTTGACCCCCAGCAACATCCAGAACATCGCCAACAAGCTCGTCTCTGACTCCTGGATCGGCCTTCGCAAGAACTTCCACTCAGACACCAACTCCACCACTCATGCCAACCAGCCATGGACCCGCTGGGCCAACGGGGATCCTCTCTTTTTCCAGAACTGGCATCCGGGTTGGCCTGCGTTCAAATCCTCCTCACCtaaaataaactgctgcagctgttgcagCACCTGCCCGGCAGTGAAAAAGTACACCAGTTCAGAATTCACAACTTCAACTCCAGATGTGATGAATATTAGTGGATCTGGAGCTTTCACTCCAGATGTGATGAATATTAGTGGATCTGGAGCTTTCACTCCAGATGTGATGAATATTAGTGGATCTGGAGCTTTCACTCCAGATGTGATGAATATTAGTGGATCTGGAGCTTTCACTCCAGATGTGATGAATATTAGTGGATCTGGAGCTTTCACGACAGAAGTGATGAGCGTAAGAAGCTTCACCAATGCCACTAACACGACTGAGAGTGATGTGAGTGCTCAGTGCATATGCTCCCCAATGCTGTTGCCTGATGTCCCAGACCCCAATGAGCACTATATAGAGGACTCGTGTGTGGCCATGCTCAGCTCTGGAACTTGGGTTGAAAAGCGCTGCTCAGATAttcttccttttatttgttatgAAG ATCATTTTGTTTGCAAAGCCAACGTGACTGACATGACAAACAGCAGTGCTACTCTCACATGGCCTGCCGGGCCTGGCGCCATCAGCCATTACCGTGTGGAACTCAGCTTCCAAGGGGGAGGAGCTTCCCAAAACAAAACGGAAACCACAAATAACCTTACGCATGACCTTTCTGACCTGATGCCAGGTGGCAAATATGCAGTCCAGGTGTTCCCTGTTAAATGTGACCGAGACCTCAACTCGGAGAAAGTTGTCTTCTACACAA TTCCAAACAAAGTGGAAAACCTCACTGTAAGAGCGGTGACAGAAGCATCTGTCGTTCTGCAATGGAAAAAACCAGCCGGATCGGTAGAGTCTTATATTATCAAATACAAAGATGAGTGGAATTCAAGTGCAGccatggaggagaaggaggtcTCTGGATTGAGCCCTGGAAACCCTTACACATTCACCGTACTTTCAAAAGTCGACTCCCTCCTGAGTGAAGCGTCTAACATCACAGCACATACAA AGCCCTCTACAGTGACCGACCTGAGGGTGTCTGAAATCAACGAAACATCTCTGCTCCTCACCTGGATGCTACCTAGGGGCAATGCCACAACTTACAGGGTGATGGCTTATCATGATTATAACAATCG CACAGACCCTATTAACGTGAGTCATAATGCTCAAACCCTGCAGTCAGTGAGAATAACAGAACTGCCGGAGGGCACCAGAATAAACCTCACCGTGGAAGCACTGGCCGGTGACACTATGGGAGACAGCGTGGCCACCTACAACTACACTG TTCCTAAACCAATATGGGACCTGATGTTGGAGACAACAAGTGACTCCCTCCACGCCAACTGGAAGCAACCTTGGGTTAACCACTTCAAGGTGGAGCTCCAGCTATCTGGCGAAGAGAAGATAGTTAAAACTGTGCATAACCACACAATCACATTTCCAAACCTGAAGGCCGCAGCCAACTACACAGTGGTGGTCTATAGCGATCTTGACGGGATCCGAAGCTCAGGGGTGGCATGCGTCAAATTCACCA AGCCGACCCCACCTACTGACCTTACAGTCACAAATCGGACTGAAAACCAGCTCTTCTTTAAGTGGAAGGCCCCTCAAAACACAGTGACAATCAAGTACCTGGTTAAACTCAACTCCAGCTTCTGGAATTATGAACAGGAGGTCACTTTGGATAACCAGACCAGCTACGTCTTCACAAATTTGAAGTCAGGGACCAAATACAGCTTTCAAGTGCAAACAGTggcaaatgaaatgaagagcaAACCATTGACCACGACAAATTCTACAA TTGCAGTGACAGCGGAGATCAGCCTGGCCATGCAATGCTCTTCCTCCAAACCTCTCCTCTGTGCAAATGAGACCTCGAGGAATACTATAATTAATAAG CTGAaggaacattttcaaatgaagttGAAGAACGATGTTTTCTGGCAACTCGAAACTTCCTGA